gccacacgaggaaggatcgagtccggaatgatgatatacgagatagagttggggtagcaccaattgaggagaagcttgtccaacatcgtctgagatggtttgggcatattcagcgcaggcctccagaagctccagtgcatagcggacggctaaagcgtgtggagaatgtcaagagagggcggggtagaccgaatttgacatgggaggagtccgttaagagagacttgaaggattggagtatcaccaaagagctagctatggacaggggtgcgtggaagcttgctatccatgtgccagagccatgagttggttgcgagatcttatgggtttcacctctagcctaccccaacttgtttgggactaaaggctttgttgttgttgttggataaGGAACTGGGCAAATGCAAGATCTATATCAGTGGGTCAAAACTTGTTCAGTGGACCTTTGCCATTGCTGCCATTGCAGCATCTGCTCAGTTTCTCTGCAGAAACCAACCGCCTCTCAGGTTCTGTCCCTGCTGAGATGTGTCAAGGCAACTCCCTGCAAACACTCATACTGCATGATAACAATCTGACTGGAAGTATCGAGGAAACTTTTAAAGGATGCACAAACCTCACCGAGCTGAACTTGCTAGGTAACCATCTTCATGGAGAGATACCAGGGTACCTGGCTGAGCTGCCTTTAGTTAGTCTGGAATTGTCCCTAAACAATTTCACAGGAATGCTGCCTGACAGGTTGTGGGAGTCATCAACTCTTTTGCAGATCTCTCTCAGCAATAATCAGATTACCGGCCAGATCCCAGATAGCATTGGTAGGCTGTCCAGCTTGCAGAGGTTGCAGATTGACAATAACTATTTGGAAGGACCCATACCACAGTCTGTCGGCTATCTACGAAATCTGACTATTCTGTCTCTGCATGGCAATGGGTTATCTGGGAACATTCCAATAGAACTCTTCAACTGCCGAAACCTTGCTACACTGGACCTGAGCTCTAATAATCTGACCGGGCACATCCCGAGGGCCATATCTAACTTGACATTGCTCAATAGCTTGATTTTGTCTTATAACCAGCTCTCTGGTGCTATTCCGGCTGAGATCTGTGTGGGGTTTGAAAATGAGGTTCACCCTGACTCGGAGTTTGTGCAGCATAACGGTCTTCTTGATCTGTCATACAACCGGTTGACTGGTCAGATTCCGGCAGCAATAAAGAAGTGTTCTATGCTGATGGTGCTAAACCTGCAAGGCAACTTGCTAAATGGCACCATTCCCTCAGAGTTTGGTGAGCTGACAAATCTTACAAGCATTAATCTGTCTTCTAATGGATTAGTTGGACCAATGCTTCCTTGGTCTGCACCATTGGTACAACTTCAAGGCCTTATTCTATCAAACAACCACCTAAATGGCACCATTCCTGTTGAGATAGGCCAAGTTCTTCCCAAAATTTCAATGCTAGACTTGTCCGGTAATGTACTTACCGGAAGTCTACCCCAGTCTTTGCTGTGCAACAAATATCTGAACCGCCTGGATGTCAGTAACAACAATCTCTCTGGGAAAATTTTATTCTTTTGTCCCATGGACGGAGAATCCTCAAGCTCACTGCTGTTCTTCAATTCAAGCAGTAACCATTTCTCAGGGACCCTAGATGAGTCTATCTCGAACTTCACACAACTGTCTTCTCTTGATATCCACAACAATAGCCTCACTGGAAGCTTACCATCAGCACTCTCTGATCTCAGCTTTTTGAACTATCTTGACCTCTCAAGCAATGATTTCTATGGTGTCATCCCTTGTGGTATTTGCAATATATTTGGCCTCACATTTGCCAACTTCTCTGGTAACCACATTGACATGTTCAGCTCATCAGATTGTGCAGCAGGAGGTGTTTGCTCCACTAATGGCACTGGTCGTAGGGTGGCTCATCCATCTCATCGAGTTCGAAGATTAGGGATCATTTGTATCCTTTCACTTGCTGTCATCATTGTGTTAGTACTTCTCGTGTTTTATCTGAGACACAAACTATCGAGGAACAGTTCATTGGTTATTGCGCCCGCTGGTAAGGCCAAGGCTACCGTTGAGCCAACCTCAAGTGATGAGCTCCTAGGAAGGAAGTCACGGGAACCTCTGAGTATCAATCTCGCAACTTTTCAGCATTCACTGTTGCGGGTCACCGCTGATGATATACTGCAAGCCACAAAGAATTTCAGCAAAGAACACATCATAGGCGATGGTGGCTTTGGCACTGTCTATAAGGCGGCACTCCCTGAAGGTCGGAGAGTCGCGATCAAGAGGCTTCATGGTGGCCATCAGTTCCAGGGTGACCGTGAATTCCTAGCTGAGATGGAGACCATTGGAAAGGTGAAGCATCCAAACCTTGTTCCCCTGCTTGGTTACTGTGTTTGTGGCGACGAACGGTTCCTGATCTACGAGTACATGGAGAATGGGAGCCTTGAGATATGGCTGAGGAACCGAGCAGATGCGGTTGAAGCACTTGGATGGCCAGACCGTCTCAAGATCTGCCTCGGGTCTGCCCATGGGCTTGCTTTCCTTCATGAAGGGTTTGTGCCTCATATCATCCACCGGGACATGAAATCAAGCAACATCTTGCTGGATGTAAACTTTGAGCCGAGGGTCTCTGATGGCCTCGCACGGATAATCAGCGCGTGCGAGACTCATGTCAGCACCGACATCGCCGGTACATTTGGATACATCCCCCCAGAGTACGGCCAGACAATGAAGTCCAGCACGAAAggcgacgtgtacagcttcggcgtCGTCATGCTGGAGCTGCTTACAGGACGGCCACCCACAGGGCAAGAAGACTTGGAAGGTGGTGGGAACCTTGTTGGCTGGGTACGATGGGTGATCGCTCGCGGAACGAGGAACGAGCTGTTTGATCCTTGCCTGCCAGTCTCAGGCGTGTGGCGGGAGCAGATGGTGCGCGTGCTCAGCATCGCCCTGGACTGCACAGCCGACGAGCCGTGGAAGAGGCCAAGCATGGTGGACGTGGTGAAGGGCCTCAAGATGACCCAGGCGATGGAGTGCGGACCTCTGGTGGTGACGGTGTCCAGGGGCGGCACGTAGAGCTGGCCTCGTAGCACTGTTCTTGACAGTGATGTGATGTAATAATGTAGGCTGATGGTAGGTAACTTGTAGCTGTAGTTGGGACAAATGCTGGAGATTGTAAAAGAGATAAACCAGTGTTGCTCATGTTCAGGCTGTAGTTGGGACAAATGCTGTTGTAATCTGTACTGTGTGTCAGTCACTCATGGCAGCATGGGTGTTTCACAAGCTCTGAAGATGGTTGTGCTGAAAGTTCACTTCTCCTTTCTTTTGTTTATGCATTTTAGAGAACTTGTAGTTCTAAGCTCATGTTTTTTTATCTCTTTTACCAGATCCAGAGCTCTTCTGATTTGATGTTGTCCGCGCTTTGCTGCTGCTTCTGTTTTGACTGATTTTTTTCTGTGTCGTAGTCCACCATAGAACTCCAAGTACTGTTTATATCTGTTTGCCAGAATATGCTCTTCTGCTCTTCACTCTTTCTTTCGGGTTCATGTGGCCATACCATACTTGCAGTAGCAGTATCTCTTGCAAGGCCAGCTGAATCTTGAGAAGAAACGACGCAACGCGGGAATGAGCAGTTGAGAATTCAAGTTACTGCCTACATTACGTTCCTAGAGGCTTCTAATTTCAGTACTTTCAAGCTAGTTGCATTTTTTTGTTTGGTTTAACAATCTGCTCTTCTACATATATCAGAAACACGAGGAGCAAGATGTCTTACACTGAAGCCTGGAGGAACTATGCTCAGGTAAAAGGCAGGGCATTCTCTTCATAGACTAGAATTTATTCTAAGGGTGACAATTTTTTCTCCATATCCCTAGATTCTGTAGAGTGCTGGCAGAATGGCTCGTGTCGTTCTTGTTTCTGTGTGTATCTCTGGTGCCAGTGTTTCTACATGGTGATTTTTCTGTGTGTTTCCTACTTTTGTTCTGATGTAGAAGGAGAGCATCACAGATGCTAATCTTTTCTGCTGTCATACAGGCAGTACCATTGCTCCAGGTTTAGGGGTAGAATTCAATCAGATTTTCTATTGATCAGGGAGCCGCTAAATGTAAATTTTCACATTGACACGAGCTAACTGCATCATCTTTCAGCCAGCAAGGCTACCCTACCCAAGGAATCTTTCCTGTTACTTAGGCCACTTTCTGACGATTCTTTGTTTGCTTAGCATCATATTCAACCACTCGTTTCGTAGATATTTTTCTTTCTAATTACTCCCTCTGTAGACTAATATAAGATCAGCAATGAACTCTTTTCAGTTTGCTGACTTGTACCTGCTGATGATATGCAGCTACTGGGCTTTCAGGAATCAGGTGGCATCTCTGCAATTGTTGCGCTAGGAGTCAAGGTGTGTCGTGCTGACTTGACATCTCTGCAATTTCAGGAATCAGGTGACATCTGTGCAATTTCAGGAATCAGTTTGCTGACTTGACATCTCTGATGACTTGCCACCAGCCGTGCTGCTCGACGCCCGCCGCCTCTGCCATGCGCCTCACCCACGAGCTACGGTGGGTCTGCCGCGGCCGAGAGCACGGCCTCGTCATTGAGGTGAATAACCCGACACCTTCTCACTGGATTTGTGCTGGTCTGTGCGTTATCAGTGTGATGATCTTATCTGAGTTTATTGCACTTCCAGCCATCTGCTCCATAGGCATAATTATGTGGAGAGTTGTACAAAAACTGCAAGTGCCAAGCGGGGCTCGCTTAACTAGGAGAATCATCTTCCCTGTTGACAAGTCAATGGTGACCAAATGATGATAGCCATGGCCTGGTCCGTCAAACCCCTTCGAGAGTAGTAGGCACCCTTCACCGTTAAGCTCAGTGAGGCGAGTGACAGCGAAGCTAGAAGAACGATGAGGCGGCACGAGCTGGTTTCGCCGTCTTGTTGCTTGAGCGGCCTCGTGCTGCTGCTCCTCCTTGCGCTGTCGGCTCGAGCTCAGCGGCAAGCGCAGACAGATCCGTCCGAAGGTGCGTGGCACAAACACAGAGTATTTCAATTTCGTCCCTCTTGCCGCGCTGGAATCGACTTCAGATGTAGTATAAGTCTTCCTCTTGTGTACAAGCACAGTGGCCGCGCTGAACGCCATCTTCTCGAGGTGGGGCCTGCGGGCGT
This region of Triticum aestivum cultivar Chinese Spring chromosome 2D, IWGSC CS RefSeq v2.1, whole genome shotgun sequence genomic DNA includes:
- the LOC123051474 gene encoding leucine-rich repeat receptor protein kinase MSP1, translated to MIEKIEHHTSPKNIIAMGSRSICLLILLVIIIPSSVMSESSDIKSLFTLRHSIAEEKGFLCSWFDSETPPCSWLGITCSGRSVVAIDLSSMPLYVRFPSCIGAFESLVLLNLSGCGFTGELPDTLGNLQRLQYLELNDNQLIGNLPASLYTLKMLKEMVLDNNLLHGQLSPAIGQLQHLTKLSISGNSISGGIPTELGSLQNLEFLDLHMNSLNGSIPAAFRNLSQLLHLDLSQNNLSGLIFSGISSLVNLMSLDLSSNNFVGPIPREIGQLENLRLLILGQNAFTATIPEEIGNLKRLQVLLLPECKLTGTIPWSISGLVSLEEFDISENHFDAELPTSIGLLGNLTQLIAKNAGLRGSIPKELSNCKKITLINLSFNAFTGSIPEELAELETVISFFVEGNKLSGNIPDWIRNWNWANARSISVGQNLFSGPLPLLPLQHLLSFSAETNRLSGSVPAEMCQGNSLQTLILHDNNLTGSIEETFKGCTNLTELNLLGNHLHGEIPGYLAELPLVSLELSLNNFTGMLPDRLWESSTLLQISLSNNQITGQIPDSIGRLSSLQRLQIDNNYLEGPIPQSVGYLRNLTILSLHGNGLSGNIPIELFNCRNLATLDLSSNNLTGHIPRAISNLTLLNSLILSYNQLSGAIPAEICVGFENEVHPDSEFVQHNGLLDLSYNRLTGQIPAAIKKCSMLMVLNLQGNLLNGTIPSEFGELTNLTSINLSSNGLVGPMLPWSAPLVQLQGLILSNNHLNGTIPVEIGQVLPKISMLDLSGNVLTGSLPQSLLCNKYLNRLDVSNNNLSGKILFFCPMDGESSSSLLFFNSSSNHFSGTLDESISNFTQLSSLDIHNNSLTGSLPSALSDLSFLNYLDLSSNDFYGVIPCGICNIFGLTFANFSGNHIDMFSSSDCAAGGVCSTNGTGRRVAHPSHRVRRLGIICILSLAVIIVLVLLVFYLRHKLSRNSSLVIAPAGKAKATVEPTSSDELLGRKSREPLSINLATFQHSLLRVTADDILQATKNFSKEHIIGDGGFGTVYKAALPEGRRVAIKRLHGGHQFQGDREFLAEMETIGKVKHPNLVPLLGYCVCGDERFLIYEYMENGSLEIWLRNRADAVEALGWPDRLKICLGSAHGLAFLHEGFVPHIIHRDMKSSNILLDVNFEPRVSDGLARIISACETHVSTDIAGTFGYIPPEYGQTMKSSTKGDVYSFGVVMLELLTGRPPTGQEDLEGGGNLVGWVRWVIARGTRNELFDPCLPVSGVWREQMVRVLSIALDCTADEPWKRPSMVDVVKGLKMTQAMECGPLVADGRNTRSKMSYTEAWRNYAQLLGFQESGGISAIVALGVKPCCSTPAASAMRLTHELRWVCRGREHGLVIEPSAP